In a genomic window of Microbacterium amylolyticum:
- a CDS encoding sugar ABC transporter permease produces MSATVTTRRRRSIGKWFFDTGWRHVVGLIILAFALLPIVFVISSSLNPQGTLTGSNQLFSAIGFDSYQRILSNPQAPFPKWFANTLIISGITGILTVFLGALAAYAFSRMRFAGRRVGLITIVVVQMFPQLLAVVAIFLLLTTIGEWFPVLGLNSRIGLIMVYLGGALGVNTYLMYGFFNTIPQSIDEAARIDGAGHARVFFTIILPLVTPILAVVALLSFIASVNEFVVASVVLIDTDVQTLAVGLTKLVSNPRYADWSAFSAGAVMAAIPVVILFLLLQKYIVGGLTAGAVK; encoded by the coding sequence ATGAGCGCCACCGTGACAACACGTCGTCGCCGCAGCATCGGCAAGTGGTTCTTCGACACCGGCTGGCGGCACGTCGTCGGACTGATTATCCTGGCCTTCGCGCTGTTGCCGATCGTCTTCGTCATCTCCAGCTCGTTGAACCCGCAGGGAACCCTTACGGGGTCGAACCAGCTGTTCTCCGCGATTGGCTTTGACAGCTACCAGCGCATCCTGAGCAATCCGCAGGCGCCGTTCCCGAAGTGGTTCGCCAACACGCTAATCATCTCGGGGATCACCGGCATCCTCACCGTGTTCCTGGGAGCGCTCGCGGCATATGCGTTCTCGCGTATGCGCTTCGCCGGTCGGCGCGTGGGCCTCATCACGATCGTCGTGGTGCAGATGTTCCCGCAGCTGCTCGCCGTTGTGGCGATCTTCCTGTTGCTGACGACCATCGGCGAGTGGTTCCCCGTGCTGGGGCTCAACAGCCGGATCGGCCTGATCATGGTCTATCTCGGCGGTGCCCTGGGCGTGAACACGTACCTGATGTACGGGTTCTTCAACACGATTCCGCAGTCGATCGATGAGGCTGCCCGCATCGACGGCGCCGGTCACGCTCGCGTCTTCTTCACCATCATCCTTCCGTTGGTGACGCCGATTCTGGCGGTGGTCGCGCTGCTGAGCTTCATCGCCTCGGTCAACGAGTTCGTTGTGGCCTCTGTTGTGTTGATCGACACCGATGTTCAGACGCTGGCGGTGGGGCTGACCAAGCTCGTCTCCAACCCGCGGTACGCCGACTGGAGCGCGTTCTCGGCGGGTGCCGTGATGGCGGCAATCCCCGTTGTGATCCTGTTCCTGCTGCTGCAGAAGTACATCGTCGGCGGCCTCACGGCCGGCGCCGTGAAGTAA